Proteins from a genomic interval of Neisseria arctica:
- the rplI gene encoding 50S ribosomal protein L9: MQIILLEKIGGLGNLGDVVTVKNGYARNFLIPTGKAKRATEANMKEFEARRAELEAKQAEILADAKARQEKLDGQTITVAQKAGVDGRLFGSVTNADIAEAIKATGIDAAKSNVRLPDGPLKAVGEYEVEVALHTDAVAKITVAVVAAAE; this comes from the coding sequence ATGCAAATTATTTTGTTAGAAAAAATCGGTGGCTTGGGCAATTTGGGTGACGTGGTAACCGTAAAAAACGGTTATGCCCGTAACTTCTTGATCCCTACAGGTAAAGCGAAACGTGCAACTGAAGCCAACATGAAAGAATTCGAAGCACGTCGTGCTGAACTGGAAGCTAAGCAAGCTGAAATCCTGGCTGATGCAAAAGCCCGCCAAGAAAAATTGGATGGACAAACGATCACTGTTGCTCAAAAAGCCGGTGTTGATGGCCGTTTGTTTGGTTCGGTAACTAATGCCGATATTGCTGAAGCTATTAAAGCTACCGGTATTGATGCTGCTAAATCAAATGTGCGTTTGCCTGATGGTCCTTTGAAAGCTGTGGGTGAGTATGAAGTTGAAGTTGCTCTGCACACTGATGCGGTAGCAAAAATTACTGTAGCGGTTGTTGCTGCTGCCGAATAA
- the rpsR gene encoding 30S ribosomal protein S18, which translates to MARQSFKRRKYCRFTAEKIQEVDYKQVDLLKDFIAENGKIIPARITGTKAGYQRQLSVAVKRARFLALLPYTDQHK; encoded by the coding sequence ATGGCTCGTCAATCATTCAAACGTAGAAAATACTGCCGTTTTACGGCTGAAAAAATCCAAGAGGTGGATTATAAACAAGTAGACCTGTTAAAAGATTTTATCGCTGAAAACGGTAAAATTATTCCGGCTCGTATTACCGGTACTAAAGCAGGTTACCAACGTCAACTGTCTGTTGCGGTTAAACGTGCCCGTTTTTTGGCACTGTTGCCATACACCGACCAACATAAATAA
- the coq7 gene encoding 2-polyprenyl-3-methyl-6-methoxy-1,4-benzoquinone monooxygenase, with protein MADKLIPHIDTVLRTLFAPATTSRPYPDAGLEEGELSEAEKRHALGLMRVNHVGEVCAQALYQGQALTARDKTNREALQHAAYEEVEHLAWTEKRVKELGGRTSLLNPLWYAGSLAIGVGAGLLGDKWNLGFLEETENQVTAHLEEHLQGLPEQDVKSRAIVAQMRLDEMQHAEMANHFGAAPLPLPVKEMMKLTSKIMTTISYRI; from the coding sequence TTGGCAGATAAACTGATTCCCCATATAGATACCGTGTTAAGAACATTATTTGCACCCGCTACGACCTCACGCCCTTATCCGGATGCGGGGTTGGAGGAGGGTGAACTCAGCGAGGCGGAAAAGCGCCACGCTTTGGGTTTGATGCGGGTAAACCATGTGGGTGAAGTTTGTGCTCAGGCGTTGTATCAAGGGCAGGCATTAACAGCGCGCGATAAAACCAACAGAGAGGCTTTGCAGCATGCCGCTTACGAAGAGGTGGAGCACTTGGCATGGACTGAAAAGCGGGTAAAAGAGTTGGGCGGGCGTACCAGTTTGTTGAATCCGCTGTGGTATGCGGGTTCTCTGGCAATCGGAGTGGGTGCAGGGCTCTTAGGTGATAAGTGGAATTTGGGATTTTTGGAGGAAACCGAAAATCAGGTAACGGCACATTTGGAGGAACACTTGCAGGGCTTGCCCGAGCAAGATGTGAAAAGCCGCGCAATTGTAGCTCAGATGCGTTTGGACGAAATGCAGCATGCCGAAATGGCGAATCATTTCGGCGCGGCTCCGCTACCTTTGCCAGTAAAGGAAATGATGAAGTTAACTTCAAAAATTATGACGACAATCAGTTATCGGATTTGA
- the priB gene encoding primosomal replication protein N, whose translation MKNQLDLTAQIIECGILRYTPAGIPVLDLVLKHESWQEENGQKCLVKFELPAKIIGEQALQWQCRKNDMVEVKGFLAQRSQRFPKPVLRIQNIQEYKG comes from the coding sequence TTGAAAAATCAGCTTGATCTCACTGCTCAAATCATTGAATGTGGTATTTTACGCTATACACCGGCTGGGATTCCGGTGCTGGATTTGGTGCTGAAACATGAATCTTGGCAGGAAGAAAACGGGCAGAAATGCTTGGTAAAGTTTGAACTTCCTGCAAAAATTATCGGTGAGCAAGCTCTGCAGTGGCAATGCCGAAAAAATGATATGGTTGAAGTAAAAGGTTTTCTTGCACAGAGAAGCCAACGCTTTCCAAAACCGGTGTTGCGGATACAAAACATTCAAGAATATAAAGGTTAA
- the nudB gene encoding dihydroneopterin triphosphate diphosphatase: MNKTAKPLKQPISVLVVLHNEQGEILLLERADNPGFWQSVTGSIEPGETLADTVCREVMEETGIVLEKSGLLNWHQQQEYEIFAHWRHRYPPGVTHNTEHVFSACIPTDTAIRLSAEHTRYQWLAISEAAKLVFSPSNREAILDLPSKYQSC; the protein is encoded by the coding sequence ATGAATAAAACTGCAAAGCCTCTCAAACAACCCATATCCGTTTTAGTGGTGCTGCACAACGAGCAGGGTGAAATCTTATTGCTTGAGCGCGCCGACAACCCCGGTTTTTGGCAGTCGGTTACAGGTAGTATTGAGCCTGGGGAAACCCTCGCCGATACAGTCTGCCGCGAAGTAATGGAAGAAACCGGAATTGTTTTGGAAAAAAGCGGGCTTCTCAATTGGCACCAACAGCAGGAGTATGAAATTTTTGCACACTGGCGCCACAGATACCCGCCCGGAGTAACCCACAATACCGAGCACGTTTTTTCCGCCTGCATCCCGACTGATACCGCTATCCGGTTAAGTGCAGAACATACCCGCTATCAATGGTTAGCGATATCAGAAGCTGCCAAGTTGGTATTCTCCCCCTCTAATCGAGAGGCGATTTTGGATTTACCATCCAAATACCAATCATGTTAG
- the mltB gene encoding lytic murein transglycosylase B, producing the protein MEKIAAYLAAALILAGCSTSGNINNTAALESPVLPSVKRPVFSDTAESVAISGFNGNANVQRFIDYQVSSGNFSRNELENFFSGVDYKGNIINIMNRPGTSRPWYEFRQANAGGNRIASGKRFYQQNQGVIDAVARSYGVPAEIIVAIVGIETNYGSNMGSFRVADSLSTLAFDYPRRAEFFQKELNEFLLMAKTEKRDIFSFKGSYAGAMGMPQFMPSSFRKYAVDYDGDGFHDIWNNIGDVAASVANYMKAHGWKANGKMIVPVSLTINQELQNIIDEKTELSRTVADFKRMGVVPQEYVADDEKALLYRLETSPGVYEYYLGLNNFYAVWQYNHSRMYVTAVRDIANGVSGNYRL; encoded by the coding sequence ATGGAAAAAATTGCTGCCTATTTGGCTGCCGCGCTGATTCTGGCTGGCTGTAGTACTTCTGGAAATATTAATAATACTGCTGCTTTGGAAAGCCCAGTTTTGCCTTCGGTTAAACGGCCGGTATTTAGTGATACTGCCGAATCGGTGGCAATCAGTGGCTTTAATGGCAATGCTAATGTGCAGCGTTTTATTGATTATCAAGTAAGTAGTGGTAATTTTTCACGTAACGAGTTAGAGAATTTTTTTAGTGGTGTTGATTATAAAGGCAATATTATCAACATTATGAATCGCCCCGGTACTTCTCGCCCATGGTACGAGTTTCGTCAAGCTAATGCAGGGGGTAATAGGATTGCCAGCGGTAAACGTTTTTATCAACAAAACCAAGGTGTGATTGATGCTGTCGCACGAAGCTATGGAGTACCTGCTGAAATTATCGTTGCCATAGTCGGTATCGAAACCAATTATGGTTCTAATATGGGCAGTTTTCGAGTGGCAGACTCTTTAAGTACTTTAGCTTTTGATTACCCACGCCGCGCAGAATTTTTTCAAAAAGAACTTAATGAATTTTTGTTGATGGCCAAAACTGAGAAGCGGGACATCTTTAGTTTCAAAGGTAGTTATGCCGGTGCAATGGGAATGCCGCAATTTATGCCGTCTAGTTTTCGTAAGTATGCGGTTGATTATGACGGAGATGGTTTTCACGATATTTGGAATAATATCGGTGATGTCGCCGCTTCAGTTGCTAACTATATGAAAGCCCATGGGTGGAAGGCCAACGGTAAAATGATTGTGCCGGTATCGCTTACTATTAATCAAGAATTGCAAAATATTATTGATGAAAAAACGGAGCTTAGCCGTACGGTTGCCGATTTCAAACGTATGGGGGTGGTGCCCCAGGAGTATGTGGCTGATGACGAAAAAGCTTTGCTATACCGCTTGGAAACCAGCCCGGGAGTATATGAGTATTATCTTGGTTTAAATAATTTCTATGCGGTATGGCAGTATAATCATAGTCGTATGTATGTAACTGCCGTGCGTGACATTGCAAATGGTGTCAGCGGTAATTACCGTCTCTAA
- the rpsF gene encoding 30S ribosomal protein S6 — protein sequence MRHYEIVFIVHPDQSEQVPAMVERYKTMITEAGGKIHRLEDWGRRQLAYPINKIHKAHYVLMNIETSPEVVEELETAFRFNDAVLRHLTIKTKHAVTEASPMMKEEKSKSLLNNSVAAETKEEAAEA from the coding sequence ATGCGTCATTATGAGATCGTGTTTATCGTTCATCCTGATCAAAGCGAGCAAGTACCCGCTATGGTTGAGCGTTACAAAACCATGATTACCGAGGCTGGTGGTAAGATCCACCGCTTGGAAGATTGGGGTCGCCGTCAATTGGCTTACCCAATTAATAAAATTCATAAAGCACATTATGTTTTGATGAATATTGAAACCTCACCTGAAGTGGTTGAAGAGCTGGAAACGGCTTTCCGCTTTAATGATGCGGTTTTGCGCCATCTTACCATCAAAACCAAACATGCTGTTACTGAAGCCTCTCCGATGATGAAAGAGGAGAAGTCTAAAAGCCTGTTGAATAACAGCGTGGCTGCAGAAACTAAAGAAGAAGCTGCAGAGGCTTAA
- the trmB gene encoding tRNA (guanosine(46)-N7)-methyltransferase TrmB, giving the protein MNENNNQHSVTEVPEEYKRSIRSFVLRQGHMTAAQQRAIDTLWPRFGVDYCDSLVDLQQCFGGGNDKVLEIGFGMGVATVEIAKRLPDKDFLAIDVHGPGVGNILKLIEEENVQNIRVMRHDAVEVVENMLADGSLDGIHIFFPDPWHKKRHNKRRLIQTAFVAKLLPKLKSGGYIHLATDWEEYAQQMLEVLSGFDNLQNTAAGGEGYVPTPDYRPETKFEARGKRLGHGVWDLVFRKR; this is encoded by the coding sequence ATGAATGAAAACAATAACCAGCATTCGGTAACCGAGGTTCCTGAGGAGTATAAACGCAGCATCCGTAGTTTTGTTTTGCGGCAAGGGCATATGACTGCTGCACAGCAGCGTGCAATCGATACTTTGTGGCCGCGGTTTGGTGTGGATTACTGTGATTCTCTTGTCGATTTGCAGCAATGTTTCGGTGGGGGCAATGATAAAGTACTGGAAATCGGTTTCGGTATGGGTGTGGCAACAGTTGAGATTGCCAAGCGATTGCCGGATAAAGATTTTTTGGCAATTGATGTACACGGCCCAGGCGTGGGCAATATTTTGAAATTGATTGAGGAAGAAAATGTTCAGAATATCCGTGTGATGCGTCATGATGCCGTAGAGGTGGTGGAGAATATGTTGGCAGACGGTAGTTTGGACGGTATCCATATTTTCTTTCCTGACCCATGGCATAAAAAGCGCCATAACAAGCGCCGTTTGATTCAGACGGCCTTTGTTGCCAAGCTGTTGCCGAAATTGAAAAGCGGCGGTTATATTCATTTGGCAACGGATTGGGAAGAATACGCCCAACAAATGCTGGAGGTATTAAGCGGTTTTGATAATTTGCAAAATACGGCAGCAGGCGGAGAGGGCTATGTGCCAACGCCAGATTACCGTCCCGAAACCAAGTTTGAGGCACGTGGCAAGCGGTTGGGACATGGGGTATGGGATTTGGTATTTCGCAAGCGTTAA
- a CDS encoding mechanosensitive ion channel family protein, with the protein MLNTLFSISGLRSYLNVSASELIVSGSSGITEFFNSLFARQYFTSKLLERSFTHLSSWIELGLCFLLLFLTAWLAQYWVNRYRRNQQGFLRHLLQRAAWPLILLASAVASLSLWTIFIGNPLWFHLLVMAARWLLIIRITLAIINAALPTNRYTDWLERSMSGVLWITFLFWISGIDDMIIDGMKSVKIPLGATTLNLYTILTGLLWIGIIIVLALWLARFIENRLMNSERIDLNLRIVFSKIIKTVMIFLSVLIALPLVGIDLTVLSVFSGALGVGIGFGLQKVASNYISGFIILGDRSIRPGDRLTVNNFTGYVTKITSRFVVLKSASGTEALIPNETFVTSTVINESYTEKALWQGIDIQVAYKTDLNKAMVILEAAAAAQERIQNDPAPKAFLVNFGENGIDLRLGFWVKDPENGFAGLFSNILMDIWQQFNENGIEFPYPQRDVRIVHETAETKADDLTTTMHNDIQSNNE; encoded by the coding sequence ATGCTCAATACATTATTTTCCATCAGCGGCCTCCGTAGTTACCTCAACGTTAGCGCCTCGGAGCTAATCGTATCAGGAAGCTCAGGAATCACGGAATTTTTCAATAGCCTGTTTGCCCGGCAATACTTCACCAGCAAGCTCTTAGAGCGTAGCTTTACCCATTTATCCAGTTGGATTGAGCTGGGGTTATGTTTTTTATTACTCTTTCTAACCGCCTGGCTGGCACAGTATTGGGTAAACCGCTACCGGAGGAACCAACAAGGTTTTTTACGCCATTTGCTCCAACGCGCCGCATGGCCTTTAATACTACTGGCAAGTGCGGTCGCCAGCCTTTCATTATGGACTATTTTCATAGGCAATCCACTATGGTTCCATTTATTAGTTATGGCCGCACGCTGGCTACTGATTATAAGAATCACACTTGCCATTATTAACGCCGCACTTCCTACCAACCGCTATACGGACTGGTTAGAGCGAAGCATGTCGGGCGTTTTGTGGATTACCTTTCTATTTTGGATTTCAGGCATCGACGACATGATTATTGACGGCATGAAGTCTGTCAAAATCCCGCTTGGGGCGACTACCCTAAACCTATACACCATACTTACCGGCTTGCTCTGGATCGGTATTATTATCGTATTGGCCTTATGGTTGGCACGCTTTATAGAAAACCGCTTAATGAATAGTGAGCGTATTGATTTAAATCTACGCATCGTATTCTCAAAAATCATCAAAACCGTGATGATTTTCCTCTCTGTATTAATCGCCCTTCCTTTAGTCGGCATTGATTTAACGGTCTTATCGGTATTTAGCGGCGCACTTGGCGTCGGCATAGGTTTCGGGCTGCAAAAAGTCGCCAGTAACTATATCTCCGGCTTTATTATTTTGGGCGACCGCTCCATCCGCCCGGGAGATCGTTTAACTGTAAACAATTTTACCGGCTATGTGACTAAAATCACTTCCCGCTTTGTCGTATTAAAAAGTGCCAGCGGTACAGAAGCATTGATTCCAAACGAAACATTTGTTACCTCTACCGTTATCAACGAATCCTATACCGAAAAGGCTTTATGGCAAGGAATTGACATACAAGTCGCTTACAAAACCGATCTAAACAAAGCGATGGTCATCCTAGAAGCAGCTGCCGCGGCCCAAGAACGCATACAAAACGATCCTGCTCCTAAAGCTTTTTTGGTTAACTTCGGTGAAAACGGCATTGATTTGCGACTCGGTTTTTGGGTTAAAGATCCCGAGAACGGCTTTGCGGGATTATTTTCAAATATACTGATGGATATTTGGCAACAGTTTAATGAAAACGGTATCGAGTTCCCCTACCCCCAGCGCGATGTACGGATCGTTCATGAAACCGCCGAAACAAAGGCTGATGATCTGACGACTACAATGCATAATGACATACAAAGTAACAATGAATAA
- a CDS encoding inorganic diphosphatase has translation MADFNQILTPGDVDGSIINVVNEIPAGSCHKIEWNREVAAFQLDRVEPAIFAKPTNYGFIPQTLDEDGDELDVLLITEQPLPTGIFLEAKVIGVMKFVDDGEVDDKIVCVPADDRNSGNCYKSLADLPQQLIKQIEFHFNNYKALKKPGSTKVESWGDIEEAKAVIKESIERWNKR, from the coding sequence ATGGCCGATTTTAACCAAATCCTTACCCCCGGTGATGTAGACGGCAGTATTATCAATGTAGTAAACGAAATTCCTGCCGGCAGCTGCCACAAAATCGAATGGAACCGCGAAGTAGCCGCATTCCAACTTGACCGCGTAGAACCCGCTATTTTCGCCAAACCCACCAACTATGGCTTTATTCCCCAAACTTTGGATGAAGACGGCGACGAACTGGATGTTCTATTGATTACCGAACAGCCCTTGCCTACCGGTATTTTCTTAGAAGCCAAAGTCATCGGCGTAATGAAGTTCGTTGACGATGGCGAAGTGGACGACAAAATCGTCTGCGTACCTGCCGATGACCGCAATAGCGGCAACTGCTACAAATCATTGGCCGACCTACCCCAACAACTCATCAAACAAATCGAATTCCACTTCAATAACTACAAAGCTTTGAAAAAACCGGGCTCTACCAAGGTAGAAAGCTGGGGCGATATCGAAGAAGCCAAAGCAGTGATTAAAGAATCTATTGAGCGTTGGAACAAACGCTAA